One Brachyspira pilosicoli P43/6/78 genomic window carries:
- a CDS encoding peptidase U32 family protein gives MNNKNKKIELLAPVGDERGLKAAVNAGADAVYFGTKSFNARVGAAENFDEKTLEENIKFAKLRNVNVYITVNTLVYNDEIDKVLPLIKTVSDLGADAIIVQDLGIIDIVRNNLNIAMHASTQMSCNNLDSVKLLKSIGIDRVVLAREMSLENIKYIRDNTDIELETFVHGALCVSFSGQCAYSYLHGGRSANRGACAQPCRMEYTGGKTDYPLSTKDLMTIDIIPNLLESGITSFKIEGRAKRSEYVAVTTSIYRHAIDLALENKDIPIQKYRESLMKIFNRGGFSQGYYYNSKDIFENYKPSHDGEYIGEVVAYKKNKIHIKAEKELNVYDGLSFGDSGQVGMQISDLYKDNIRVKRAKGNLSFSAVIKNVNVGDEVYRTTDKLQMDEAEKIIESDNFKHLLDLNCIIGFNDIDDNKKIKLVVHSKYDKRLNNIEYISDYTLQEAKTKATIKEDIFNSLSKTGGTVFEFENINIEEKFKNPFIPVKILNEARRCIIEKLENVLMQSKKIDYNKDFEKNINYPNTNIKVLIANSEEKINLYSDIHYDKKILFPNVYDENIIKLFENKKIDGIILPHVTFDKDIEVIKSIVEKTNNMIVICNNLGHIEALKEKAILWAGIGLNAINNYTVDFLYKLGVDVVISAIEAGKNLKHTLSIKEGLIPAMNFAFCPKSMSVGCSKCKEEDIIDHKGNIVIFDCVKIYNKTSFILENIKNKTGEIYIK, from the coding sequence TTGAATAATAAAAACAAAAAAATAGAACTGCTCGCACCTGTTGGCGATGAAAGGGGGTTAAAGGCTGCTGTTAATGCGGGGGCTGATGCTGTATATTTCGGTACTAAAAGTTTTAATGCGAGAGTTGGTGCGGCTGAAAACTTCGATGAAAAGACACTTGAAGAAAATATAAAGTTTGCAAAATTAAGAAATGTGAATGTTTATATTACAGTTAATACTTTAGTTTATAATGATGAAATTGATAAAGTACTTCCATTAATAAAAACTGTTTCTGATTTAGGAGCCGATGCTATTATAGTTCAAGACTTAGGTATTATTGATATTGTTAGAAATAATTTAAATATTGCCATGCATGCAAGCACGCAGATGTCTTGTAATAATTTAGATAGTGTAAAACTTCTTAAAAGCATTGGTATTGACAGAGTTGTTCTAGCACGTGAAATGAGTTTAGAGAATATAAAATATATTAGAGATAACACAGACATAGAACTTGAAACTTTTGTGCATGGAGCTTTATGCGTAAGTTTTTCTGGTCAATGTGCTTATTCTTATTTGCATGGAGGAAGGAGCGCAAACAGAGGTGCATGTGCACAGCCTTGCAGAATGGAATATACTGGAGGAAAAACTGATTATCCTCTAAGCACTAAAGATTTAATGACTATTGATATAATTCCAAACTTACTTGAAAGCGGAATAACTTCTTTTAAAATAGAAGGACGTGCTAAAAGAAGTGAATATGTTGCAGTTACTACTTCGATATATAGACATGCCATCGATTTGGCTTTAGAAAATAAAGATATACCTATCCAGAAATATAGAGAAAGTTTGATGAAGATTTTTAATAGAGGCGGATTTTCTCAAGGGTATTATTATAATTCAAAAGATATTTTTGAAAATTATAAGCCTAGTCATGACGGTGAATATATAGGAGAAGTTGTAGCATACAAAAAAAATAAAATACATATAAAAGCAGAAAAAGAATTAAATGTTTATGATGGGCTTTCATTTGGAGATAGCGGACAGGTAGGAATGCAGATTTCTGATTTATATAAAGATAATATTAGAGTAAAAAGAGCTAAAGGAAATTTAAGTTTTTCGGCTGTTATAAAAAATGTAAATGTAGGTGATGAAGTTTATAGAACTACTGATAAATTACAAATGGACGAAGCAGAGAAAATAATTGAAAGTGATAATTTTAAGCATTTGCTTGATTTAAATTGTATTATTGGATTTAATGACATTGATGATAATAAAAAAATAAAATTAGTAGTTCATAGCAAATATGATAAGAGACTAAATAATATAGAATATATTAGCGATTATACACTTCAAGAAGCTAAAACTAAAGCAACAATTAAAGAAGATATTTTTAATTCTCTTTCAAAAACAGGAGGAACAGTATTTGAATTTGAAAATATTAATATAGAAGAAAAATTCAAAAATCCTTTTATACCTGTTAAAATTTTAAATGAAGCTAGAAGATGCATAATTGAAAAATTAGAAAATGTTTTAATGCAGTCAAAAAAAATTGATTATAATAAAGATTTTGAAAAAAATATTAATTATCCAAACACAAATATAAAAGTTTTAATTGCTAACAGTGAAGAGAAAATTAATTTATATTCTGATATTCATTATGACAAAAAAATATTATTTCCAAATGTTTATGATGAAAATATAATTAAGCTTTTTGAAAATAAAAAAATAGACGGAATAATTCTTCCTCATGTAACATTCGATAAAGACATTGAAGTGATAAAAAGCATAGTAGAAAAAACAAATAATATGATAGTAATATGCAATAACTTAGGTCATATTGAAGCATTAAAAGAAAAAGCTATATTATGGGCTGGCATTGGGCTTAATGCAATTAATAACTATACTGTAGACTTTTTATATAAATTAGGAGTTGATGTTGTTATATCAGCTATTGAAGCTGGTAAAAATTTAAAACACACATTATCAATAAAAGAAGGTTTGATTCCTGCTATGAACTTTGCCTTCTGTCCAAAGAGTATGTCTGTAGGATGTTCTAAATGCAAAGAAGAAGATATTATTGACCACAAAGGAAATATTGTAATATTTGATTGTGTGAAAATATATAACAAAACAAGCTTTATTTTAGAGAATATAAAAAATAAAACAGGCGAGATTTATATAAAATAA
- the celB gene encoding PTS cellobiose transporter subunit IIC: MKEKFNAFMESKFLPIMSKIAMNRYLNAIKDGFVFATPFIIIGSFVLLLFNLPLSDKTNFMYFPPYENFVQAVSGNYIQIFNVSMGIMSLFVSFGIGYSLAGYYGQDQITNGLLSMYAFLLLSAKSLAVTVVGTAAELLHVAENVNVGVLDARYLDAKGLFVAIIAALVSVEISRFLAAKKIMIKLPESVPPAISKSFEILVPVAVISFLFQTVNMLIQNGMKIMVPDLIMKILQPLLNMSDGLVSIIIILLLIHILWFCGIHGANVVNAVLQPITLTNLALNQAALAAGEQIPKVLSGEFMNCFVYLGGSGATLGLCIAMIMTKNAHMKYIGKLSIVPGFFNINEPIMFGAPIVMNPIFIIPFIFTPIFNATVTYLFMKFNIIGKVVALVPWTTPSILGSFISTNLNFIAPLLVIGLIVLDYFIYKPFLNMYLKELEKEESTANQ, encoded by the coding sequence ATGAAAGAAAAATTCAATGCTTTTATGGAAAGCAAATTTCTTCCAATAATGTCAAAAATTGCTATGAACCGATATTTGAATGCTATTAAAGATGGTTTTGTATTTGCAACACCATTCATTATTATAGGCTCTTTTGTATTATTATTATTTAATTTACCTTTGAGTGATAAAACTAATTTTATGTATTTCCCTCCTTATGAAAATTTTGTACAAGCAGTATCAGGAAATTATATACAAATATTTAATGTTAGTATGGGGATAATGTCATTGTTTGTTTCTTTTGGTATTGGATATTCTTTAGCTGGATATTATGGTCAAGACCAAATTACAAATGGTTTATTATCTATGTATGCTTTTCTATTATTATCTGCAAAGTCTTTGGCTGTAACTGTAGTAGGAACTGCTGCTGAGTTATTGCATGTAGCAGAAAATGTTAATGTTGGTGTATTGGATGCAAGATATTTAGATGCTAAGGGGCTTTTTGTGGCTATTATTGCAGCATTGGTATCTGTAGAAATTTCTAGATTTTTAGCAGCAAAAAAAATCATGATTAAACTTCCTGAATCAGTGCCTCCTGCTATATCCAAATCTTTCGAGATATTAGTTCCTGTAGCTGTAATTTCTTTCTTGTTCCAAACTGTAAATATGCTTATACAAAATGGTATGAAGATTATGGTGCCAGATTTGATTATGAAGATTTTACAGCCATTATTAAATATGTCTGATGGTTTAGTATCTATAATCATCATATTGTTATTGATACATATATTGTGGTTCTGCGGTATACATGGTGCTAATGTTGTTAATGCTGTGTTGCAGCCTATTACTCTTACAAATTTAGCTCTTAATCAGGCTGCTCTTGCTGCTGGTGAACAGATACCAAAAGTTTTATCTGGTGAGTTTATGAATTGTTTTGTATATCTTGGCGGTTCTGGAGCTACTTTAGGTTTATGTATTGCTATGATTATGACTAAAAATGCTCATATGAAATATATTGGTAAGCTTTCTATAGTACCTGGTTTCTTTAATATTAATGAGCCTATAATGTTTGGTGCTCCTATAGTAATGAACCCTATATTTATTATACCTTTTATTTTTACTCCTATATTTAATGCTACTGTAACTTATTTATTTATGAAGTTTAATATAATAGGTAAAGTTGTAGCATTGGTTCCTTGGACTACTCCTTCTATATTGGGTTCATTTATCTCTACTAATTTGAATTTTATAGCTCCTTTACTAGTAATAGGATTAATTGTTTTAGATTATTTTATATACAAACCTTTCCTTAATATGTATTTAAAAGAATTAGAAAAAGAAGAGAGTACAGCAAACCAATAA
- a CDS encoding 6-phospho-beta-glucosidase yields MPFKEGFLWGGATAANQCEGGFNKGGRGLANVDVAPHGKDRVAVIKGKMKMFDFDNEHFYPSKDAIEMYTHYKEDIKLFAEMGFKVYRMSIAWSRIFPKGDEEKPNEEGLKFYEDVFKECLKYNIKPLVTITHFDCPMHLITKYGGWKNRIMIKFYENLCNVIFNRYKGLVEYWLTFNEINMILHAPFMGAGLYFEEGENEEEMKYQASHHELVASAIATKIAHEVDPNNKVGCMLAAGIYYPYSSKPEDVLAAQHKNDEMYFFVDVQSRGKYPNYALKKFERENLNIKMEKEDLDILAKYTVDFISFSYYSTRCATADKSKYTITKDNLEGDIKNPELKQTDWGWTVDPLGIRITLNDIYDRYQKPMFIVENGLGAYDKPDENGYVEDDYRIEYLREHIKNMKDAVEIDGVDLIGYTTWGPIDLVSAGTGEMSKRYGFIYVDRDDFGNGTLKRSKKKSFYWYKQVIDSNGENL; encoded by the coding sequence ATGCCATTTAAAGAAGGTTTTTTATGGGGCGGAGCTACCGCAGCAAATCAATGCGAAGGCGGATTTAATAAAGGCGGAAGAGGTTTAGCTAATGTAGATGTTGCTCCGCATGGTAAAGATAGAGTTGCTGTTATTAAAGGAAAAATGAAAATGTTTGATTTTGATAATGAACATTTTTATCCTTCAAAAGACGCTATAGAAATGTATACTCATTATAAAGAAGATATAAAGCTTTTTGCTGAGATGGGTTTTAAAGTTTACAGAATGTCTATTGCTTGGAGCAGAATATTTCCTAAAGGCGATGAAGAAAAGCCTAATGAAGAAGGCTTAAAATTTTATGAAGATGTATTTAAAGAGTGCTTAAAATATAATATAAAACCTTTAGTAACTATCACACATTTTGACTGCCCTATGCATTTAATTACAAAATACGGCGGTTGGAAAAATAGAATAATGATAAAATTTTATGAGAATCTTTGTAATGTTATATTTAATAGATACAAAGGTTTAGTTGAATATTGGCTTACTTTCAATGAAATAAATATGATTTTGCATGCACCTTTTATGGGAGCTGGACTTTATTTTGAAGAAGGCGAAAACGAAGAAGAAATGAAATATCAGGCAAGCCATCATGAATTGGTTGCTAGTGCAATAGCTACTAAAATAGCTCATGAAGTAGACCCTAATAATAAAGTTGGGTGTATGTTGGCTGCAGGAATTTATTATCCTTACTCTTCAAAACCTGAAGATGTATTGGCAGCACAGCATAAAAATGATGAGATGTATTTCTTTGTTGATGTACAGTCAAGAGGAAAATATCCTAATTATGCTTTAAAAAAGTTTGAAAGAGAAAACTTAAACATAAAAATGGAAAAAGAAGATTTAGATATATTAGCTAAATATACTGTTGATTTTATTTCTTTCTCTTATTATTCAACAAGATGTGCTACTGCTGATAAGAGTAAATATACAATAACAAAAGATAATTTGGAAGGCGATATAAAAAATCCTGAATTAAAACAAACTGATTGGGGTTGGACTGTTGATCCGCTTGGTATAAGAATAACTTTAAATGACATTTATGATAGATACCAAAAACCTATGTTTATAGTAGAGAATGGACTTGGTGCTTATGATAAGCCTGATGAAAATGGTTATGTAGAAGATGATTATAGAATAGAGTATTTGAGAGAACATATAAAAAATATGAAAGATGCTGTTGAAATTGATGGGGTTGATTTGATAGGATATACTACTTGGGGACCTATAGATTTGGTTTCTGCTGGTACCGGTGAAATGTCTAAGAGATATGGTTTTATATATGTAGATAGAGATGATTTTGGAAATGGAACTCTAAAAAGAAGCAAGAAAAAATCATTCTACTGGTATAAACAAGTTATAGATAGTAATGGGGAAAATTTATAA
- a CDS encoding dicarboxylate/amino acid:cation symporter, whose protein sequence is MSIVKDLKSKLLIVILISLIIGAVLGMLASAYASAETLKNLISISDPIGNIFIRLLKMIVMPVIIFTLISGVSSISPKHLGIVGIIILLFYMITSVISSVFGLAVGNLIKPGLDLDLNMAMATTKEFVKPNFIDTLLSTIPTNPFSSFAKGDGDVLPTIFFSIFFGISLAFCRDNEKTKDTAEIVYKFFDGCTHIIIRIVGWIMFYAPIGVFALIFTVFAKNGPESFKSLLKVTYTIYIAFAIQLVIVYSIINIIFGINPRKFLVKIFEPLFTAFVTRSSGGTLPISMKAADEKMGINQGIYSFTLPLGATINMNGTAIYLGICAIFISNATGNPLDFNAQLTVVIVSVLAAVGTAGVPGAGSIMLLMVLNSIGLDINSNVNVAAAYGMILGIDAILDMGRTALNISGDLCGTAVVAKITKQMDMSKWQD, encoded by the coding sequence ATGTCTATAGTAAAAGATTTAAAAAGCAAATTGCTTATTGTAATACTAATTAGCTTGATAATTGGTGCTGTACTTGGAATGCTAGCTTCGGCATATGCATCCGCTGAAACATTAAAAAATTTGATTTCAATATCAGACCCAATAGGTAATATTTTTATAAGGCTATTAAAGATGATAGTAATGCCTGTAATTATTTTTACTTTAATAAGCGGGGTTTCAAGCATATCTCCAAAGCATCTTGGTATAGTAGGTATTATCATACTTCTTTTTTATATGATAACTTCTGTAATATCTTCTGTTTTTGGTCTTGCTGTAGGTAATTTAATAAAACCAGGTTTGGATTTGGATTTGAATATGGCTATGGCTACTACAAAAGAGTTTGTAAAGCCTAATTTTATAGACACGCTTCTTTCAACAATACCAACAAACCCTTTTTCATCTTTTGCTAAAGGCGATGGAGATGTTCTTCCTACAATATTTTTCTCTATATTTTTTGGCATATCTTTGGCATTTTGCAGGGATAATGAAAAGACAAAAGATACTGCAGAGATAGTTTATAAGTTTTTTGACGGCTGTACTCATATTATAATAAGAATAGTTGGCTGGATAATGTTTTATGCTCCTATAGGTGTATTTGCTTTAATATTTACAGTATTTGCAAAAAATGGTCCTGAGTCTTTTAAATCATTATTAAAAGTTACATATACAATATATATTGCTTTTGCTATTCAGCTTGTAATTGTTTACAGCATAATAAATATTATATTTGGAATTAATCCTAGAAAATTTTTAGTAAAAATTTTTGAGCCATTATTTACTGCATTTGTTACACGTTCTTCAGGCGGTACATTACCTATATCTATGAAAGCTGCTGATGAGAAGATGGGTATTAATCAAGGTATTTATAGTTTTACTTTGCCTTTGGGTGCTACAATTAATATGAATGGTACTGCTATATATTTAGGTATATGTGCTATATTTATATCAAATGCTACTGGCAATCCATTAGATTTTAATGCTCAATTGACTGTTGTAATAGTATCTGTACTTGCTGCTGTTGGTACTGCTGGAGTTCCAGGTGCTGGTTCTATTATGCTTCTTATGGTGCTTAATTCTATTGGTCTTGATATTAACTCTAATGTAAATGTTGCTGCTGCTTATGGTATGATACTTGGAATAGATGCTATACTTGATATGGGAAGAACTGCTCTTAATATATCTGGTGATTTATGCGGTACTGCAGTGGTTGCTAAAATTACTAAACAGATGGATATGAGTAAGTGGCAAGATTAA
- the ribH gene encoding 6,7-dimethyl-8-ribityllumazine synthase has protein sequence MKTFEGKLVSEKKIKIGIVCARFNEFIVSKLLGGALDALSRHDIKDDDITVAWVPGAFEIPLIASKMAKSKKYDAVICLGAVIRGSTTHYDYVCAEVSKGIANVSLNSDIPVMFGVLTTENIEQAIERAGTKAGNKGFDSAMGAIEMVNLIREIEK, from the coding sequence ATGAAAACTTTTGAAGGAAAACTCGTTAGCGAGAAAAAAATTAAAATTGGTATAGTATGTGCTAGATTCAATGAATTTATTGTTTCTAAACTTTTGGGCGGTGCTTTGGACGCTTTATCTCGTCATGATATTAAAGACGATGATATTACTGTAGCTTGGGTGCCTGGTGCTTTTGAGATACCTCTAATAGCTTCTAAAATGGCTAAATCAAAAAAATATGATGCTGTTATATGTTTGGGTGCTGTTATAAGAGGTTCTACTACTCATTATGATTATGTTTGTGCTGAAGTATCTAAGGGCATTGCTAATGTTTCGCTTAATTCTGATATACCTGTAATGTTTGGGGTACTTACTACTGAAAACATTGAGCAGGCTATTGAAAGAGCTGGTACTAAAGCAGGAAACAAAGGTTTTGATTCTGCTATGGGTGCTATTGAAATGGTTAATCTAATCAGAGAAATAGAAAAATAA
- the ribB gene encoding 3,4-dihydroxy-2-butanone-4-phosphate synthase — MENIYSTIDEALEDLRNGKIIIVSDDEDRENEGDLICAAEFATTENINFMATYAKGLICMPMSKEITNKLNLNQMVTKNTDNHETAFTVSIDHVDTTTGISAVERSITALKVIDENSKPEDFRRPGHMFPLLAKEGGVLVRMGHTEATVDLMRLAGLKECGLCCEIMKDDGDMMRKNDLIEFSKKHNLKMITVSALIDYRKKNEDLMELYAKAKMPTKYGEFEILTFVNKITKQHHVVLTMGDISDGEDVLCRVHSECLTGDALGSRRCDCGEQYNYAMRAIAEEGRGIMVYMRQEGRGIGLVNKLKAYELQDKGLDTVDANRALGFRDDMREYYEAYQMLKKIRH, encoded by the coding sequence ATGGAAAATATTTACAGCACTATTGATGAGGCTTTAGAAGATTTAAGAAACGGTAAGATTATAATTGTTTCTGATGATGAAGATAGAGAAAACGAAGGAGATTTAATCTGTGCGGCAGAGTTTGCTACTACAGAAAATATTAACTTTATGGCTACTTATGCTAAGGGCTTAATATGTATGCCTATGAGCAAAGAGATTACAAACAAGTTAAACTTAAATCAAATGGTTACAAAAAATACTGATAATCATGAAACAGCTTTTACAGTATCTATTGACCATGTTGATACTACTACAGGAATATCTGCAGTTGAAAGGTCTATCACTGCTTTAAAAGTTATTGATGAGAATTCTAAACCAGAAGATTTCAGACGTCCTGGTCATATGTTTCCATTACTTGCAAAAGAAGGCGGAGTGTTGGTGAGAATGGGGCACACTGAGGCTACTGTTGATTTGATGAGACTTGCAGGACTTAAAGAATGCGGTTTATGCTGCGAGATTATGAAAGATGACGGCGATATGATGAGAAAAAATGATTTAATTGAATTCTCTAAAAAGCATAATCTCAAAATGATAACAGTATCTGCTTTAATAGACTATAGAAAGAAAAATGAAGATTTGATGGAGCTTTATGCTAAGGCTAAAATGCCTACAAAATACGGCGAGTTTGAAATATTAACATTCGTAAATAAAATAACAAAACAGCATCATGTTGTACTTACTATGGGAGATATTAGCGACGGTGAAGATGTTTTATGCAGGGTGCATTCAGAATGTTTGACAGGCGATGCATTAGGCTCTAGAAGATGCGATTGCGGAGAGCAGTATAATTATGCTATGCGTGCTATTGCTGAAGAGGGCAGAGGCATAATGGTTTATATGCGTCAAGAGGGCAGAGGAATAGGACTTGTTAACAAACTAAAAGCTTATGAGCTTCAAGATAAAGGGCTAGATACAGTTGATGCTAATAGAGCTTTAGGTTTTAGAGATGATATGCGTGAATATTATGAGGCTTATCAGATGCTAAAAAAAATTAGGCATTAA
- a CDS encoding riboflavin synthase, which produces MFTGIVEEIGTVKSVQSKVITIEASKIFDDLHLGDSVAVNGTCLTVSSFDNKIFNADVTQETLNRTNLGSLKNGSKVNLERAMTLSGRFGGHIVSGHIDGVGSIKSMKKDDNAIILTIEVPKHLMKYIVEKGSVAVDGISLTVASLTDNSFSIAVIPHTLKETVLYYKKEGDKVNIENDVIGKYVERLLTFKEDNNDSKKSNITMEFLFKNGF; this is translated from the coding sequence ATGTTTACTGGTATAGTTGAAGAGATAGGAACTGTTAAATCGGTACAAAGCAAAGTTATTACAATAGAAGCAAGTAAAATATTTGATGATTTGCATTTGGGTGATAGCGTTGCTGTTAATGGTACTTGTTTAACTGTGTCTAGTTTTGATAATAAAATATTTAATGCAGATGTTACTCAAGAGACTTTAAATCGTACTAATTTGGGAAGTTTAAAAAACGGAAGTAAAGTTAATCTTGAGCGTGCTATGACTTTAAGTGGAAGATTTGGAGGGCATATAGTAAGCGGGCATATTGATGGAGTAGGAAGCATTAAGTCTATGAAGAAAGATGACAATGCTATAATACTTACTATTGAAGTGCCTAAACATTTAATGAAGTACATTGTAGAAAAAGGTTCTGTTGCTGTTGATGGTATAAGTTTAACGGTTGCTAGTTTAACAGATAATAGTTTTTCTATAGCTGTTATTCCTCATACATTAAAAGAGACTGTTTTATATTATAAAAAAGAAGGGGACAAGGTTAATATTGAAAATGATGTTATAGGCAAATATGTTGAAAGGCTTTTAACATTTAAAGAAGATAATAATGACAGTAAAAAATCTAATATTACAATGGAGTTTTTATTTAAGAATGGGTTTTAA
- the scpB gene encoding SMC-Scp complex subunit ScpB — protein sequence MSLEELSNQETIEANNNSEVKAESNFTIDENVLENQEELERVLEAVIYVEGTVSISRLRNLFKCENTDIRNYIENINNRYKSVGSAIEILEIGDSVMMTIIPSTFGTLSAIYDRKRKKKISKAMLQTLSIIAYKQPLTKAEIDDIRQSDSSYHLRMLMEDGFIAWKGRKDYLDKRQTYGTTDKFLMHFGINSLDDLPKLRELKDLEFNRND from the coding sequence ATGAGTTTAGAGGAATTATCTAATCAAGAGACTATTGAAGCTAATAATAATAGTGAAGTAAAGGCAGAGAGCAATTTTACAATAGATGAAAATGTATTAGAGAATCAGGAGGAGCTTGAGAGGGTATTAGAAGCTGTTATATATGTAGAGGGTACAGTTTCTATATCTAGATTAAGAAATCTTTTTAAGTGTGAAAATACTGACATAAGAAACTATATAGAAAATATTAACAATAGATATAAAAGTGTAGGAAGTGCCATAGAAATATTGGAGATTGGTGATAGTGTAATGATGACTATAATACCTTCTACATTTGGTACTTTATCTGCAATATATGATAGAAAACGTAAGAAGAAAATATCAAAAGCTATGCTTCAAACACTTTCTATTATAGCCTACAAACAGCCTCTTACAAAAGCAGAGATTGATGATATAAGACAAAGCGACAGTTCTTATCATCTTAGAATGCTTATGGAAGATGGTTTTATAGCTTGGAAAGGCAGAAAAGATTATCTTGACAAAAGACAAACATACGGAACAACAGATAAATTCTTAATGCATTTTGGTATAAACAGTTTAGATGATTTACCAAAATTAAGAGAATTAAAAGATTTAGAGTTCAACAGAAACGATTAA
- a CDS encoding NUDIX hydrolase: MAEIWDVYDINKNKKNKLHKRGLPLEYGDYHIVIHAWVVNSNDEVILTKRHSSKNICPNMWECTEGSIVAGESSVDGAIRELKEEIGLSFKVDEATFFTSFVLDFSNTIIDSYVFKRDVDINDLILQENEVSEAKIVDEKVYREMCRSGEVVESLMYFYDLYKK, translated from the coding sequence ATGGCTGAGATTTGGGACGTATATGATATAAATAAGAATAAAAAGAATAAGCTGCATAAAAGAGGCTTACCTTTAGAATATGGCGATTATCATATAGTGATACATGCTTGGGTGGTTAATAGTAATGATGAAGTGATATTAACCAAAAGGCATAGCAGTAAAAATATATGTCCTAACATGTGGGAATGCACTGAGGGCTCTATAGTTGCGGGTGAGAGTAGTGTTGATGGAGCTATTAGGGAGCTAAAAGAAGAGATAGGGCTATCTTTTAAAGTTGATGAGGCTACATTTTTTACTTCGTTTGTTCTTGATTTTTCTAATACTATAATTGATTCTTATGTGTTTAAGAGAGATGTTGATATAAATGATTTAATCTTGCAAGAAAATGAGGTTAGTGAGGCAAAAATTGTTGATGAAAAAGTGTATAGAGAGATGTGTAGAAGCGGAGAGGTTGTTGAGTCTTTAATGTATTTTTATGATTTATATAAAAAATAA